The nucleotide window GAGCAGCCACTCAAGTTGCCCTCACGCTGCATTAAATGGCCATGTCCTCACCCCTGCTACAAGGTAGTGGGAACGCCATCCCTCGCTTGCTGCAGGGGACAAGCTTCAAGGAGAGGGAACGAACTGTGCACAATGTGACAGGATTATGGCCGACATGACAGGAAGAGCCCTGAGAATGGTTCGGAGTTTGGTACGGCTCTGCACAATCTACTGGCAATAGATGGGACCACTTCGACTAGGTATATAAGCACACCGTGAGCTTAGGTAAAAGGGTTTGCTTCCTCTTTTCTAGAAAAAGACTTTCACCTTACATTCCAACACATTCAGATAATTCTGACTTAGGCATTAGAGGTGTCCCACACCACCCCGAGCCTTCATCTCCTTGGGTCTTGCAAATACACGAGGAGGAATCACTGAGTTGCCCAGGCTacgaaacacaacatcaacagtGGCATCGTCTGTGAGATCTTTTTATTAGCATGTCATTCGTATGCCGAAACAACATGTTCACAAACCACATGCGGATAGGAAGAAATGTTGAGGAACATGGAGGCGAGGCTGGTTCAGATGGAAGACATGATAAAGAAGCTCACCACGGAAGTAAGAAGTCTTCGGCAGGAAAATGAAGTTTTGTGGAGGGCAAATGGCAATCTCGTGGAAGATGTAGGGCCAAGCCAAAATGAGCACGCTGAGTCGTGAAGTGTTGCAGAGGTTGACACggtagaagaaagaaaaatggctAAGAAGATGGGTGCATCATCCTCCGTAGACCAACTTCTCAACAGCACTGACTTACCTTACAGTGCAGAAATCATGGCGGCAGCCTTCCCACCTAAGTTCAAAGTCCCTCAAATGGAGATGTACGACAGGTCTAAAGACCCTTTGGAGCACTTGAAAACGTTTAAAGCCCACATGACCCTCCATGGGTTCCCGGGCGAGATCGCATGCCGGGCCTTTCCCCTAACATTAAAAGGGGGGGCGAGGGGTTGGTTCGGGTCACTAACCCAAGGCTCCATTGATGGGTTTGGAGAGCAGGCCCACTTGTTATTGATGCAGTTCATGGAAAGTAGGAAAAGGAGGCAACTGTCAGCGTATCTTCTGACCTTCAAACAATGCGACGACGAGAGCCTAAAGTCATACTTGTCCCGATTCAACTGAGAGCGAATGATGACCAACGACTAGGATGAGAAAATCACCCTGGCAACTCTGTTGGTTGGCATTTCACCACAAAACCCATTTATGGAAGAACTGGCAAAGATAATTCCAGCTACTCTATGGGAGTTCGTGGACTGCGCTAACAATTTCATCAACGCGGAAGACACCTTGCAGACCCTCGAGGCTTTCAGGAGAATGGAGTTGGAATAAGCCAATCAAAAGGCTAGAAGGTTGACATCGGGAAAAGGCAATGAGAAGGCCAAGAAAAACCAACGAGACACTGGACGAGAACACAATGCGTCAACTGGGATGCATGACGTAAGACGAACCCACACCATTCTGTCCATAGAAGAAGAACATGCACTAGCTCCACGACAAACCACTTGCTAGAACCAATGGTTCTGCACCTACCACCAAACCGATCGACACCGGATCGAACACTGCTACACCCTGTAGAGAAGGATGGAAGAACTAGAAAGCTTAATGTCTCGACACCACCAAAGGAACCAACGCCTGGAGCACCAAGGGGACAGACACGAGATAGCGAGAGAGAAAAATCCCCAATAAGCGTAGGATCGGGAGAGAGGCGCCCTGAAGCCCTCCCCGTCGAACCCCAGCCCAACCAAACCATCCCCTCGGTGAGATCCACACTATAGCGGCAGATACGCGGGGGGCAGACCAACCTTAGGGAGATGGAAGGCCAACATTCACAGGGCCCGCAGAATGCCGTTGTCATGCTCGACGAGGAGGACAAAGAGGGAGTGCTCCACCCTCACGACGACGCTCTAGTAATCTCCATGCGGGTTGCCAACTTCGTAACTTGAAGAATCCTAACCGATAATGGTAGTTCTACCGACATCCTGTTCTGGAATGCATTTACCAAATGGGCATCAGCCCTGACCGCCTGCACTTGCATCTGGTCGCAATGCCATTGAAGGGATTCATCGGAGACGTGATCCAACCGGTCGGTGCAATTACCCTGTCTGTTCTGGCTGAGAAAGCACCCAGACAACTTAAAGGCTATAATGTCAACTTCCAAGTGGTAAACGCTTTGTCATCATACAACACGATATTGGGACGACCAACCTTGAACAACTTAAAGGTGATAATGTCAACTTATCACCTGAAAATGAAGTTCCCCACCAGTGTAGGGGTCGGTGAAATTAAGGGCGAACAAGTGCTCACCCGAGATTGCTACGCACAAGAGCTGAAGACTGACGAGAATGACGTGAGGACACTCAAGGAGCTTACCTTTGTCCCTAAACCACCACTACCTTCCAGATTGGCTGAGCAGGATGAGGAGACCTGGGACGAGTAGACCCTTCGACAGGCAGAACCGAATGAACCACTAGAGCTTGTCCTAGTAGACCCTGCGAGGCCTGAGCACACAATCAGAATCGGAACTAAGGGGGGCGCTGGCTTAAGGCACTCCATGAGGAAACTCTTCATCGAACACTGGATGTGTTCACATGGAGCCACAAAGAAATGCCCAAGATTGACTACGGGGTCATTGAGCACAGCCTTTTCATTGACCCCGAGGCCAGGAAGGTCAGACAAAAGCGCAAGAGTTCTTGTGCCGAAAAGTATGCCATAGCTGAAGAGGTTGATCTCCTCCTCGTGGCGAGGTTCATCTGGGAAATCCACTATCCCGAATGGTTATCAA belongs to Juglans regia cultivar Chandler chromosome 8, Walnut 2.0, whole genome shotgun sequence and includes:
- the LOC108997853 gene encoding uncharacterized protein LOC108997853, which encodes MGISPDRLHLHLVAMPLKGFIGDVIQPVGAITLSVLAEKAPRQLKGYNVNFQVVNALSSYNTILGRPTLNNLKVIMSTYHLKMKFPTSVGVGEIKGEQVLTRDCYAQELKTDENDVRTLKELTFVPKPPLPSRLAEQDEETWDE